From the genome of Thermovirga sp.:
CCGAGGCCAGGGCGGCTTCGATATTCTTGAAAACTTGGGTGCATTGGGCGTCAAAATCATCTTTCCCGACAATGTTTCCGGCCCCGTCGGCCGAGAGCATGCCGGAGATGAAAAGGAACTCGCCGGCTTTGACCCGGGTTATGTGAGAGTACTGTCCAAGGGGTTTCCCCAAGGTATCAGCGTTGTAGATCCTGATTTCGGCCATTGATAGATCCTCCCCTATTTTGAATTTGACTACTGGTTTTTACGTAGCTTATAAAGGTCGAGCCGAACTGCCTGTGGCCTGTTCCACTGGATAATTCTTCGCAATTATACAACACAACGCTCGTCCAAAGGCAAAGACGGCCTACGGCGCCGACAAAGGACTGGAAATGACGGAGGGGTGGAAAAAGCATCCCTGTTACGAATGATAGGTACGATAGAACCAGAAAAAAGCACGAAAGGAGAGTTTTCGCCATGTGGAAAAGCATTTCATTCATCACCCCCGATATTGTTTTTGGGATGGATGCAGTGAGGGTCACCGGTGAGAAGATCAAATATCTCAAAGGGAAAAGAGTTTTGATAATTACCGGTCCTTCGGTGAAGTCATCGGGGGCCCTGGACAAGGTATTGGAATCGGTGAAAAATGCGGGGATAGATTTTGACGTCAATGTTCAGCAGCGCTCGACCCCGGAACCGACCACCGAGCTCGCGGAAGAAGTGGCGAGGTACATCGTCGACGGCAAATTTGACGTGGTAGTAGGCTTAGGAGGAGGCAGCATCCTCGATGTGGCGAAGATGTCCTCGGCGCTGACCACGAATCCCGGTAAAACCCGCGATTACTTTGGTCCCGGCAAGGTTAAGAGTAAGGGGCTCCCCACGATAATGATCCCCACGACCGCTGGGACCGGTTCAGAGGTCACCAAGCACGCCATCTTCCTGGACCAGGAGAACAACGTGAAAAAAGCTGTAGCTTCTTCAGCCCTGCTCCCCGATGTGGCCATAGTCGACCCGATGCTGACCGTGACATCGCCGCGCAAGGTAACCAGCGCTTCGGGGTTCGATGCTTGGCTCCATGCCGCCGAGCCCTTTGTCTCGAAAAACGCGAACCCCATCACCGACGCCCTGGCCCTGCAGGCGGTGAGCATGATCGCGAAGCACCTGGGCGTGGCATGGTCGGACCCCGACGACCTCGATGCCCGGTACCATGTGTCCCTTGGTTCCCTCATGTCGGGCATGGTCCTCAACAACGCCGGAACCAGCCTTGTGCACGCCCTGGCCTATCCCATAGGCGGCGAGTACCACGCCACCCACGGAATCTCCCTCAGCGTGCTCCTTATCTCGTGCTTCAAGGCGATAGCAGCCTCGAAGGGAGAGCGCCTAGTCCAGATCGCCAGGGCGATGGGCGAAAACGTGGATGGCCTATCCACCCGGGAAGGGGTTGAGGTCGCCCTCGATGCCATGGCGGCTTTCATGAAGAGCGTCGAACTCCCTATCAGCCTCGAGGAAATAGGGATAACGGACCGGTCCGGCGTGGAACGGTGGGCTGTCGAAGGATGGAACGAGAGGCGCCTCCTGGGCCGCTGTGCCCGCGATCTTACCGTTGAAGACATAGCCGCCATATACAGGGATGCCTTCGAGGCGAGGATCCTGGGTTGGGTTTAGGATGCATGGAAAAGTCGGAAAATAAGGTGGGAAACGGCATCGGGCGAACAGGCCGGTGCCGATAGCTGCACCAGCGCGCGATAAACATTACGCAAGCAAATATCGGCGCCCGACTTTTCTTCGCGATGAGCCCCGGTAATCACCGGGAGAAGCGAGACCTGCCCGGGA
Proteins encoded in this window:
- a CDS encoding iron-containing alcohol dehydrogenase — encoded protein: MWKSISFITPDIVFGMDAVRVTGEKIKYLKGKRVLIITGPSVKSSGALDKVLESVKNAGIDFDVNVQQRSTPEPTTELAEEVARYIVDGKFDVVVGLGGGSILDVAKMSSALTTNPGKTRDYFGPGKVKSKGLPTIMIPTTAGTGSEVTKHAIFLDQENNVKKAVASSALLPDVAIVDPMLTVTSPRKVTSASGFDAWLHAAEPFVSKNANPITDALALQAVSMIAKHLGVAWSDPDDLDARYHVSLGSLMSGMVLNNAGTSLVHALAYPIGGEYHATHGISLSVLLISCFKAIAASKGERLVQIARAMGENVDGLSTREGVEVALDAMAAFMKSVELPISLEEIGITDRSGVERWAVEGWNERRLLGRCARDLTVEDIAAIYRDAFEARILGWV
- a CDS encoding RidA family protein, whose protein sequence is MAEIRIYNADTLGKPLGQYSHITRVKAGEFLFISGMLSADGAGNIVGKDDFDAQCTQVFKNIEAALASAGAGWNQVVQFTTYLVHSQDIPKFMEYRKREFPRFFPDGVYPPNTLLMVDRLVQEPFLVEVQTIAAL